A genomic region of Vitis vinifera cultivar Pinot Noir 40024 chromosome 7, ASM3070453v1 contains the following coding sequences:
- the LOC109122928 gene encoding probable receptor-like protein kinase At5g24010, which translates to MVSMEKLHRQDVLFTLLLLIYSSSNLLLASGYTLPNKYFINCGSSSNATVDRRNFVGDVNSSSSYFSVRPSDDLKDGNPETGTSPLYRTARIFRKESSYEFRITENGTYLVRFHFYPFLTPTNLTAALFNVRVTGYSLLSNFRVQNRSNSPVIKEFAIPIEVGNFTIYFTPQKSSLAFVNAVEAFLAPEKFVSNESSHITPAGSDGNYRGLESQALQIILRINVGGLKIPPNNDTLWRSWTPDDDYLLLPGSAKNSEAFNNTPKYNPSEATNYSAPVDVYKTAKELNSSFFNVTWGFRVNKNSTYFVRVHFCDIISQDEDGIVFNFSIYSRFIELIYSYGPTSNIGTPFYKDYVVDSDDSSLMNISIGPRSESPNKTAFLNGLEIMELITKESGSLPAPSKPKKTVVFVMAGCVVGVAFLLILLGVILKCRKANSVESGEWSMLLYGGRYFSWITGTGRAVETSSVSSLNLGLKIPFSEILHATHRFDKKSMIGKGGFGKVYRGTLRDGKKVAVKRSQPGRGQGLYEFQTEIIVLNKIRHRHLVSLIGYCDEMHEMILVYEFMENGTLRDRLYNWNKDCTISTPRSQLSWEQRLEICIGSAWGLDYLHSDSGIIHRDVKSTNILLDENYVAKVADFGLSKSSGTDQTHVSTDVKGSPGYLDPEYFRCMQLTDKSDVYSFGVVLLEVLCARPAIKSSVPSEETNLAEWAMSWQKKGELEKIVDPFLVGKINPNSLRKFGETAEKCLKDSGTERPTMRDVLWDLKYALVLQQATTLEEGYADSTTDAFSEMPLLGVQSLPSSSFPLMEKDDVARENDDGSDPTPSDVFSQLRIIGAR; encoded by the coding sequence ATGGTTTCCATGGAGAAGCTTCACCGCCAAGACGTTCTTTTCACTCTCCTCCTCCTCATCTACTCCTCATCTAATCTGCTCCTCGCTTCAGGCTACACTCTTCCAAATAAGTACTTCATCAACTGTGGTTCCAGCTCTAACGCCACAGTCGACCGCCGGAACTTTGTCGGAGATGTGAACTCCAGCTCATCCTATTTCTCCGTGAGACCAAGCGATGATTTGAAGGATGGCAACCCAGAAACCGGTACATCTCCTCTCTACCGAACAGCTAGAATTTTCAGAAAAGAATCTTCGTATGAGTTCCGAATCACTGAAAATGGCACCTACCTGGTACGTTTTCATTTCTACCCTTTCTTGACGCCAACAAATCTTACTGCTGCTCTCTTCAATGTTCGGGTCACTGGGTATTCATTGCTGTCCAATTTCAGAGTCCAGAACAGAAGTAACTCTCCTGTAATTAAGGAATTTGCAATTCCCATAGAGGTGGGAAACTTCACAATCTACTTCACCCCTCAAAAATCATCTTTGGCTTTTGTAAACGCGGTAGAAGCGTTTCTTGCCCCTGAAAAGTTCGTTTCAAATGAATCGAGTCACATTACTCCTGCGGGAAGTGACGGTAATTACAGAGGTCTGGAATCTCAGGCTTTACAAATAATCCTTAGGATAAACGTTGGAGGCCTGAAAATCCCACCAAATAATGATACACTGTGGAGAAGTTGGACACCCGACGATGATTATCTACTTCTCCCAGGTTCTGCCAAAAATAGTGAGGCCTTCAATAATACGCCCAAGTACAATCCTTCGGAAGCTACTAACTATTCCGCCCCGGTTGATGTCTACAAGACTGCCAAAGAACTTAATTCAAGTTTCTTCAATGTAACCTGGGGTTTTAGGGTGAATAAGAATTCTACCTACTTCGTGAGGGTGCATTTCTGTGACATAATTAGCCAAGATGAAGACGGTATTGTGTTCAATTTCTCCATTTATAGTCGGTTCATTGAACTTATATATTCATATGGCCCCACCTCCAATATCGGAACTCCATTTTACAAGGATTATGTGGTTGATTCCGATGATTCAAGTCTTATGAATATCAGTATAGGCCCTCGATCTGAGTCACCAAACAAGACTGCCTTTCTGAATGGGCTCGAGATTATGGAGCTTATAACCAAGGAATCTGGTTCATTGCCTGCGCCAAGCAAGCCAAAGAAAACAGTTGTCTTTGTCATGGCAGGTTGTGTTGTTGGAGTGGCTTTTCTCCTTATCCTGCTGGGGGTGATCTTGAAATGCAGGAAAGCAAACTCTGTTGAAAGTGGAGAGTGGTCTATGCTTCTTTATGGAGGGAGATACTTCAGTTGGATAACTGGAACTGGAAGAGCTGTCGAAACCTCCTCTGTTTCCAGCTTAAACCTGGGGTTAAAAATACCCTTTTCTGAAATCCTGCATGCAACTCATCGCTTTGACAAAAAATCAATGATTGGTAAGGGTGGGTTCGGGAAAGTTTATAGAGGAACACTTCGGGATGGGAAGAAAGTGGCTGTCAAACGAAGTCAACCAGGGCGAGGCCAGGGCTTGTACGAATTTCAAACTGAAATCATAGTCTTAAACAAAATTCGCCACCGCCACCTTGTTTCCTTGATTGGATATTGTGATGAGATGCATGAGATGATACTGGTTTATGAATTCATGGAAAACGGGACTCTAAGAGACCGTCTATACAATTGGAATAAGGATTGCACCATATCAACTCCCCGTTCACAACTGTCTTGGGAGCAAAGGCTTGAGATTTGCATTGGTTCGGCATGGGGTCTTGATTATCTTCACAGTGATTCCGGGATCATTCACCGTGATGTTAAGTCTACAAATATCTTGCTTGATGAGAATTATGTGGCTAAAGTTGCTGATTTCGGTCTTTCAAAATCCAGCGGTACAGATCAAACTCATGTCAGTACGGATGTGAAAGGCAGTCCTGGTTACCTTGATCCTGAATATTTCAGATGCATGCAGTTAACAGATAAATCGGATGTATACTCCTTCGGAGTAGTTCTCCTGGAAGTGCTTTGCGCTAGGCCAGCTATTAAAAGCTCAGTTCCCAGTGAGGAAACGAATTTGGCTGAATGGGCGATGTCATGGCAAAAGAAAGGAGAGCTTGAAAAAATTGTGGATCCTTTTCTCGTGGGTAAAATCAATCCTAACTCATTGCGTAAGTTTGGTGAAACGGCAGAGAAGTGTTTGAAAGACTCTGGTACCGAAAGGCCTACCATGCGCGATGTCTTATGGGACTTGAAATATGCACTTGTTCTGCAACAAGCTACAACGCTGGAAGAAGGATATGCGGACAGCACAACAGATGCTTTTTCGGAGATGCCACTGCTTGGTGTTCAGTCCTTGCCTTCTTCTAGCTTTCCTCTAATGGAGAAAGATGATGTAGCCAGGGAAAATGATGATGGTTCAGACCCAACTCCTAGTGACGTGTTTTCCCAATTGAGGATTATTGGTGCCAGATAA
- the LOC100264533 gene encoding uncharacterized protein LOC100264533, whose amino-acid sequence MVGQWTVTKPGRSDEVLEADQQQRITAQIRAHFDSITPKRPAKPGRSESDSPLSSPSHAANGTIPELHKFRTLQSQSQSESHAMISTDGSGMLQEEFVETHYYKELGSIDKQHHTTGTGFIKVERRGVEDGYGFQLQRRENREMMLRGFKSNPATNDWIPSLEEDEVGYVSSKPSRSESC is encoded by the exons ATGGTGGGTCAATGGACGGTGACCAAGCCAGGCCGGAGCGACGAGGTTTTGGAGGCAGACCAACAGCAGAGGATCACCGCTCAGATCAGAGCTCACTTCGATTCCATAACCCCGAAGCGACCCGCCAAGCCCGGCAGAAGCGAATCCGACTCCCCGCTAAGTTCTCCTTCCCACGCTGCCAACGGAACCATTCCGGAGCTTCACAAGTTCCGAACCCTTCAATCTCAATCTCAGTCTGAGTCCCAT GCCATGATATCAACAGATGGGAGTGGTATGTTGCAAGAGGAATTTGTGGAGACGCACTACTACAAGGAGTTGGGTTCTATTGACAAACAGCATCACACG ACTGGAACTGGGTTTATAAAGGTGGAGAGGAGAGGAGTTGAAGATGGGTACGGATTCCAGTTGCAAAGGAGGGAGAACAGAGAGATGATGCTGAGGGGCTTCAAAAGCAACCCTGCAACAAACGACTGGATTCCAAGCCTCGAAGAAGATGAG GTGGGCTATGTCTCCTCAAAACCCAGTCGGAGCGAGAGTTGTTAG
- the LOC100264612 gene encoding probable receptor-like protein kinase At5g24010, with the protein MEKLHHYSFLFPLLLIHFSSHLLLASDYTLPDEYFISCGSSSNTIVNGRNFVGDVNPGSASSFSVGISRTVKDDSPSTAASPLYRTARIFRHQSSYEFRTTENGTYVVRFHFYPFSDLSDALFRVSASGFLLLSDFSVGNSSNSPVIKEFAVPVEVGKFKIDFTPQGSSFGFVNAIEAFHAPENFISDGIYYVTPAGHGDPYKGLESHALHTIHRINVGGVTITPENDTLWRSWIPDDAYLYFPDSAKNSTFYSDRPKYQEQGATPYSAPDYVYKTAKEMNIDQSRVLNNFNVTWNFNVNKNSTYFVRAHFCDIISPSLGLLTFNFYIYSQFSDKINPYDIMGQLAAPFYVDYVVDSDDSGYMNISIGPSQGSSNGTAFLNGLEIMELTKGSSLVPVANKPKKTLTFVVVSSVVGGVASVLVLLGVILWGWKCRKAKHVEIVDWTVPYYGRGSFSRTTDKTVDVSSVSGLNLGLKIPFSEILHATNNFDAKLMIGEGGFGKVYQGTLRNGTKVAIKRSEPGNGQGFSEFQTEIIILSRIRHRHLVSLIGYCDERFEMILVYEFMEKGTLRDHLYGSNGDTQKSTSLSELSWNQRLEICIGSARGLDYLHTGSDGGIIHRDVKSTNILLDEYYVAKVADFGLSKSGLPDQSHCTTDVKGSFGYLDPEYFRCLQLTEKSDIYSFGVVLLEVLCARPALDNSLPREEMNLAEWGMSWKNKGQLEKIVDPFLAGKINPSSLRKFGEVVEKCLRETGADRPSMRDVLWDLEYSLQLQQVIMQREKYYDSVTDASLELPLPAVQRLPSNSLPFVEDDRSEPNASEVFSQLRMGGGR; encoded by the coding sequence ATGGAGAAGCTTCACCACTACAGCTTTCTTTTTCCCCTGCTCCTCATCCACTTCTCTTCTCATCTGCTCCTCGCATCAGATTACACTCTGCCTGATGAGTACTTCATCAGCTGTGGTTCAAGCTCTAACACCATCGTCAATGGCCGGAACTTTGTTGGAGATGTGAACCCCGGCTCCGCCTCCTCCTTCTCCGTCGGAATAAGCCGTACGGTAAAGGATGACAGCCCATCAACAGCTGCATCTCCCCTCTACCGAACTGCTAGGATTTTCAGACATCAATCTTCCTATGAGTTCCGGACCACCGAGAACGGCACATACGTGGTGCGCTTTCATTTCTACCCTTTTTCAGATCTTTCCGATGCTCTCTTCAGAGTTTCGGCTTCTGGGTTTTTACTGCTGTCGGATTTCAGCGTGGGAAACAGTAGTAACTCTCCTGTGATAAAGGAATTCGCAGTTCCAGTGGAGGTGGGAAAATTCAAAATCGACTTCACACCTCAAGGATCATCTTTTGGTTTTGTAAATGCCATAGAAGCCTTCCATGCCCCTGAAAATTTCATTTCAGATGGAATTTATTATGTTACTCCTGCAGGACATGGCGATCCTTACAAAGGTTTGGAATCTCATGCTTTACATACAATCCATAGGATCAACGTTGGAGGTGTCACTATCACTCCTGAGAATGATACACTCTGGAGAAGTTGGATACCAGATGATGCTTATCTATATTTCCCAGATTCTGCGAAAAACAGTACGTTCTACAGTGATAGGCCTAAGTACCAAGAACAGGGAGCTACTCCTTATTCTGCCCCAGATTATGTCTACAAGACTGCCAAAGAAATGAATATAGATCAAAGCAgggtattaaataatttcaatgtgACATGGAATTTCAATGTGAACAAGAATTCTACCTACTTTGTCAGGGCCCATTTTTGTGATATAATTAGTCCGTCCCTTGGTCTTCTTACGTTCAATTTCTATATCTATAGCCAGTTCAGTGATAAGATCAATCCATACGACATAATGGGCCAGTTGGCAGCTCCCTTTTACGTCGATTATGTTGTTGATTCTGACGATTCTGGATATATGAATATCAGTATTGGTCCTAGCCAGGGATCATCGAACGGAACTGCCTTTCTGAATGGGCTGGAGATTATGGAGTTGACCAAAGGATCCAGTTTAGTCCCTGTAGCAAACAAGCCGAAGAAGACACTCACGTTTGTTGTAGTTAGTTCAGTTGTTGGAGGAGTGGCTTCTGTCTTGGTTCTGTTGGGTGTGATCTTATGGGGTTGGAAATGCAGGAAAGCAAAGCATGTTGAAATCGTGGATTGGACTGTTCCTTATTATGGAAGGGGATCTTTCAGCAGGACAACTGATAAAACCGTTGATGTCTCCTCTGTTTCTGGTCTGAACCTGGGGCTAAAAATACCCTTTTCTGAAATTCTCCATGCGACCAATAACTTCGACGCAAAATTGATGATTGGTGAGGGTGGGTTCGGGAAAGTTTACCAAGGAACTCTTCGGAATGGTACGAAGGTGGCTATCAAACGAAGTGAGCCAGGAAATGGGCAGGGCTTCTCAGAATTCCAAACTGAAATCATAATCTTATCCAGAATTCGCCACCGCCATCTGGTTTCCCTGATTGGTTATTGTGACGAAAGGTTTGAGATGATACTGGTTTATGAATTCATGGAAAAGGGGACCCTAAGAGATCATCTATATGGTTCAAACGGGGACACCCAGAAATCGACTTCCCTCTCTGAGCTTTCCTGGAACCAAAGGCTTGAAATTTGCATAGGTTCAGCACGGGGCCTTGATTACCTTCATACTGGTTCAGACGGGGGAATCATTCACCGCGATGTCAAGTCGACAAACATCTTGCTTGATGAGTATTATGTTGCCAAAGTTGCTGATTTCGGTCTCTCGAAGTCAGGTCTTCCTGATCAGTCTCATTGCACCACTGATGTAAAAGGTAGCTTCGGTTACCTTGATCCAGAATACTTCAGATGCTTGCAGTTAACAGAAAAATCCgatatatattcctttggagTCGTTCTCCTGGAAGTGCTTTGTGCTAGACCGGCCCTCGACAACTCGCTTCCCAGGGAGGAAATGAACTTAGCTGAATGGGGGATGTCATGGAAAAACAAAGGACAGCTGGAAAAAATTGTTGATCCTTTTCTTGCGGGTAAAATCAATCCAAGCTCATTGCGGAAATTTGGTGAAGTAGTTGAGAAGTGTTTGAGAGAGACTGGTGCTGATAGGCCTTCTATGCGCGATGTTTTGTGGGACTTAGAATATTCACTTCAGCTCCAACAGGTTATAATGCAGAGAGAAAAGTACTATGACAGCGTAACAGATGCTTCACTGGAGTTGCCACTGCCAGCTGTTCAGCGTCTGCCTTCTAATAGCTTGCCATTTGTGGAAGATGATCGGTCAGAACCAAATGCAAGTGAAGTATTCTCCCAATTGAGGATGGGTGGTGGCAGATAA
- the LOC100254315 gene encoding probable receptor-like protein kinase At5g24010, which yields MYTSQLQVKVLLLCLYSFDFSKTGNLHDCLSIYFHPWMLINFASAGKSRQWLLMSMDKLHHHKVILTLLLLIHSSDYALTDMYLINCGSISDTAISNQHFVGDVDSGSSDFLVGESSRVVDDNPAPGTPFLYRTARIFRKQSSYRFQITQNGTYVVRFHFYPFSTPTNLADALFNVSANGFSLLSNFSVQNTSNPPVIKEFAIPIEVGEFMIYFTPQKSFFAFVNAIEAFIAPERFISDGVNHVTPVGLKGTYNGLLSRAFHIIHRINVGGFTITPSNDLLWRSWTPDDDYLFLPNSANNIEFYGELNSTAAAAKLAPDNVYKTAKELNINHSRSSNFFNMTWGFDVNKNSTYFVRVHFCDIISQDVDGIVFNLSIYNQFIDKIYPYNITHPATPFHRDYVVDSDDSGYVNISVGPRSKSLNQTAFLNGLEIMEKIERSGAYPVPSNPNKTLESPPSNPNKTLKPAPSKPKKNFMFAIAGSVVGVAFVLMLIGVFMKCRKASPAETRGWSVLLYGGRSFWKTNDRTANNSSVSSLNLGLKLPFSEILHATNNFNPKVIAGEGGFGKVYRGTLRDGKKVAVKRSQPGQRQGFAEFQAEIKVLSKIRHRHLVSLIGYCDERHEMILVYEFMENGTLRDHLYNWNEDCTISTPRSQLSWEQRLEICIGSACGIDYLHTGSDGGIIHRDVKSTNILLDENYVAKVSDFGLSKSGTSDKSHISTNVKGSFGYLDPEYFRCLHLTDKSDVYSFGVVLLEVLCARPAIKRSAPSGEMNLAEWAMSWQKKGQLENIVDPFLLGKVNPNSLRKFGEMAEKCLKDSGADRPNMCNVLWDLKYALQLQRVTRQREGYGDSIIDASLEFPLPIVQYSPSPSFLIKEHDIPTESGDGSAPTASQVFSQLRIGDAR from the coding sequence ATGTATACAAGCCAACTGCAAGTCAAAGTCTTGCTTTTATGTTTGTATTCATTTGACTTTTCAAAAACAGGAAATCTACATGATTGCctctcaatttattttcatccttggatgCTGATAAACTTTGCTTCTGCTGGGAAGAGTCGGCAGTGGTTACTGATGTCCATGGATAAGCTTCACCACCACAAAGTTATTTTGACTCTCCTCCTCCTCATCCACTCATCAGATTACGCTCTTACAGACATGTATCTCATCAACTGTGGTTCAATCTCTGATACTGCAATCAGCAATCAGCACTTCGTGGGAGATGTGGACTCCGGCTCATCCGACTTTTTGGTAGGAGAAAGCAGTCGGGTCGTTGATGACAACCCAGCACCAGGGACACCTTTTCTCTATAGAACAGCTAGAATTTTCAGAAAACAATCTTCGTACAGGTTCCAAATCACCCAAAATGGCACCTACGTGGTACGCTTTCACTTCTACCCTTTCTCGACTCCAACAAATCTTGCCGACGCTCTCTTCAATGTTTCCGCTAATGGGTTTTCATTGCTGTCCAATTTCAGTGTCCAGAACACTAGTAACCCTCCTGTAATTAAGGAATTCGCAATCCCCATAGAGGTGGGAGAATTCATGATCTACTTCACacctcaaaaatcattttttgcttttgtaaacGCCATAGAAGCCTTTATTGCTCCGGAACGTTTCATTTCAGATGGAGTTAATCACGTTACTCCCGTAGGGCTTAAAGGCACTTACAATGGTTTGTTATCTCGGGCTTTTCATATAATCCATAGGATTAACGTTGGAGGCTTCACAATCACACCAAGTAATGATCTACTGTGGAGAAGTTGGACACCAGATGATGACTATCTATTTCTCCCAAATTCTGCAAATAACATTGAGTTCTACGGTGAGCTTAATTCCACGGCAGCTGCTGCAAAGTTGGCCCCAGATAATGTCTACAAGACTGCCAAAGAATTGAACATAAATCATAGCAGGTCATCAAATTTTTTCAATATGACCTGGGGTTTCGATGTGAATAAGAATTCTACCTACTTCGTGAGGGTGCATTTCTGTGACATAATTAGCCAAGATGTTGATGGTATTGTGTTCAATTTATCCATCTATAATCAGTTCATTGATAAGATCTATCCATATAACATTACTCATCCAGCAACTCCCTTTCACCGTGATTATGTGGTTGATTCTGATGATTCTGGATATGTGAATATCAGTGTAGGCCCTCGTAGCAAATCACTGAACCAAACTGCTTTTCTGAATGGACTTGAGATCATGGAGAAGATCGAGCGATCTGGTGCATACCCTGTGCCTAGCAATCCGAATAAGACTCTTGAGTCTCCGCCCAGCAATCCGAATAAGACCCTTAAGCCTGCGCCAAGCAAGCCAAAGAAGAACTTCATGTTTGCAATAGCTGGTTCTGTTGTTGGAGTGGCTTTTGTCCTTATGTTGATCGGAGTGTTCATGAAATGCAGGAAAGCAAGCCCTGCTGAGACCCGGGGTTGGTCTGTGCTTCTCTATGGAGGGAGATCTTTTTGGAAGACAAATGATAgaactgccaacaactcctctGTTTCTAGTTTAAACCTCGGCTTAAAACTACCCTTTTCTGAAATACTGCATGCCACTAATAACTTCAACCCAAAAGTGATCGCCGGGGAGGGTGGGTTCGGGAAAGTTTATAGAGGAACTCTTCGAGATGGTAAGAAAGTGGCTGTCAAACGAAGTCAACCAGGGCAACGCCAGGGCTTTGCTGAATTTCAAGCTGAAATCAAGGTCTTATCCAAAATTCGCCACCGCCATCTGGTTTCCTTGATTGGATACTGTGATGAGAGGCATGAGATGATACTGGTTTATGAATTCATGGAAAACGGGACTCTCAGAGACCATCTATACAATTGGAATGAGGACTGCACCATATCGACTCCCCGATCACAACTGTCTTGGGAGCAAAGGCTTGAGATTTGCATTGGTTCAGCATGCGGTATTGATTACCTTCACACTGGTTCTGATGGGGGAATCATTCACCGGGATGTTAAATCAACAAACATTTTGCTTGATGAGAATTATGTGGCCAAGGTTTCTGATTTTGGTCTTTCAAAATCAGGCACTTCGGATAAATCCCATATCAGTACAAATGTAAAAGGCAGTTTTGGTTACCTTGATCCAGAATATTTCAGATGCTTGCATTTAACGGATAAATCAGATGTATACTCTTTTGGAGTGGTTCTTCTGGAAGTGCTTTGTGCTAGGCCGGCTATTAAAAGATCAGCTCCCAGTGGGGAAATGAATTTAGCTGAATGGGCCATGTCATGGCAAAAGAAAGGACAGCTCGAAAATATTGTTGATCCTTTTCTCCTGGGTAAAGTTAATCCTAACTCATTGCGGAAATTCGGAGAAATGGCAGAGAAGTGTTTGAAAGACTCGGGTGCTGATAGGCCTAATATGTGCAATGTCCTATGGGACTTGAAATATGCTCTTCAGCTCCAACGAGTTACAAGGCAGAGAGAAGGATATGGGGACAGCATAATAGATGCTTCATTGGAGTTCCCACTGCCTATTGTTCAGTACTCACCTTCTCCCAGCTTTCTGATTAAGGAACATGATATCCCCACGGAAAGTGGTGATGGTTCAGCGCCAACTGCTAGTCAAGTGTTCTCCCAACTGAGAATTGGTGACGCCAGATGA
- the LOC100242323 gene encoding probable receptor-like protein kinase At5g24010, translated as MDKFQSHGVIVRLLHLLLPLQLLSLQSLSLSYTPPSKYFINCGSQNNTNHTGRTFVGDVSSDSSFTLSPKRDDPVVDSSPSPTTSQLYQTARIFKGSSSYVFHIDQNGTYLVRLHFFPFSSPTDLSTALFDVSVSGLPGLLQNFSVQNTSNLPLIKEFLLTINISKFTVKFEPSQESSFAFVNAIEVFIAPDSFIPDSALLVTRKGSKSSSYKGLLSRVLQKIHRVNVGGSEIEPGSDTLWRNWVPDDTFLFNRSTARNKSYDQPIEYQEGQSEYNNSDRYIAPENVYLTAKEMNTNEGDQLQSFNISWGFNVTKNATHLLRVHFCDITSASLSLSPWINLYINSIFSRNIKIITLAAPFYLDFVVVSDNSGLLNISIGPHRDSPVNNSFLNGLEIMEIMQELGWVSIENESKKKYIPLLVGSVVGGLALVCLVVVVLLLQSKCRKGKPTQATDWLPITVDRGLSSHGRLHEATNHSSPVPYLNLGLKIPFAEVRSATKNFSSKLLVGKGGFGKVYQGTLRNGMKVAVKRSQPGHGQGLPEFQTEILVLSKIHHRHLVSLVGYCDERNEMILVYEFMQKGTLRSHLYDSDLPCLSWKQRLEICIGAARGLHYLHTGSEGGIIHRDIKSTNILLDDNFVAKVADFGLSRSGLPHQTHVSTAVKGTFGYLDPEYFRTQQLTDKSDVYSFGVVLLEVLCARPVINPSLPTEQVNLAEWVMVWQKRGLLEQVIDPLLVGKVNLNSLRKFGETAEKCLQEEGADRPTMGDVVWDLEYAFQLQQTAMQREPLEDSTNDAASTFPLPTIQRYPSYSLSISNIHGPERRDSSSETTESEVFSQLRIAHGR; from the coding sequence ATGGACAAGTTTCAGAGCCATGGAGTCATTGTCCGCCTGCTACATCTTCTTCTCCCCCTCCAACTCTTATCCCTTCAATCTCTTTCTTTATCTTACACTCCTCCAAGTAAGTACTTCATCAACTGTGGGTCACAGAACAATACCAACCATACTGGCAGGACCTTCGTTGGGGACGTGAGTTCTGACTCCTCTTTCACCTTATCTCCGAAGCGGGACGACCCTGTTGTAGACAGCAGCCCTTCTCCGACTACATCTCAACTCTATCAAACAGCTAGGATTTTCAAAGGGTCGTCTTCATATGTGTTTCACATCGACCAAAATGGCACTTATTTGGTACGCCTCCATTTCTTCCCCTTTTCTTCCCCAACTGATCTCTCGACTGCTCTTTTCGATGTTTCGGTTTCTGGGCTACCCGGGTTGCTTCAGAATTTCTCTGTGCAAAACACCAGCAACCTTCCTCTGATAAAGGAATTCTTACTCACAATTAATATCAGCAAATTCACTGTGAAATTTGAACCTTCTCAAGAGTCGTCCTTCGCATTTGTAAATGCAATAGAAGTCTTCATTGCTCCTGATAGCTTTATCCCTGATTCTGCTCTACTAGTTACCCGAAAAGGAAGTAAAAGTAGTAGTTACAAGGGTCTGTTATCTCGGGTTCTCCAAAAAATTCACAGGGTCAATGTTGGGGGAAGTGAAATTGAACCCGGTTCAGATACTCTATGGAGAAACTGGGTTCCAGATGAcacttttcttttcaataggAGCACTGCAAGAAATAAATCTTATGATCAGCCGATTGAGTACCAGGAAGGCCAGAGTGAATATAATAACAGCGATAGATATATTGCCCCGGAGAATGTTTATTTGACTGCCAAAGAAATGAATACAAATGAGGGAGACCAGTTGCAATCCTTCAACATCAGTTGGGGTTTTAATGTGACTAAGAATGCTACACACCTTCTTCGGGTTCACTTCTGCGACATCACTAGTGCCTCGCTATCACTAAGTCCATGGATCAATCTCTATATCAATAGCATCTTCAGTCGGAACATAAAGATTATCACCTTGGCAGCCCCTTTTTACCTTGATTTTGTAGTTGTTTCAGATAATTCCGGACTTCTTAATATCAGTATAGGGCCTCATAGGGATTCTCCAGTAAACAATTCCTTTCTCAATGGCCTGGAGATTATGGAAATCATGCAGGAATTGGGTTGGGTTTCAATCGAAAATGAATCTAAGAAGAAATATATTCCTCTCCTAGTTGGTTCAGTTGTTGGAGGTTTGGCTCTTGTCTGCCTTGTGGTAGTTGTGCTCTTGTTGCAATCAAAATGCAGGAAGGGAAAGCCTACTCAAGCTACGGATTGGTTGCCAATTACTGTTGATAGGGGACTGAGTTCCCACGGCAGGCTACATGAGGCAACCAATCATAGCTCCCCTGTTCCATATTTAAATCTGGGATTAAAGATACCTTTTGCGGAAGTTCGGTCAGCAACAAAAAACTTCAGCAGCAAGCTGCTGGTAGGCAAGGGTGGATTTGGCAAAGTCTACCAAGGAACTCTCAGGAATGGCATGAAAGTGGCAGTGAAGAGAAGTCAGCCAGGACATGGCCAAGGCCTGCCTGAATTCCAGACTGAGATATTGGTGTTATCCAAAATTCACCATCGCCATCTGGTTTCCCTGGTTGGGTATTGTGACGAAAGGAATGAAATGATTCTGGTTTATGAATTTATGCAGAAGGGCACTCTGAGAAGTCATCTTTATGATTCAGATTTGCCTTGTTTGTCTTGGAAGCAAAGGCTGGAAATTTGCATTGGTGCAGCAAGGGGACTTCACTACCTCCACACAGGTTCAGAAGGGGGAATCATTCACCGTGATATTAAGTCCACAAACATCTTGCTTGACGACAACTTTGTTGCTAAAGTTGCTGATTTTGGATTATCAAGATCAGGTCTTCCTCATCAAACCCATGTCAGCACAGCTGTAAAAGGCACCTTTGGATATCTTGATCCAGAGTACTTCAGGACCCAACAGTTGACAGACAAATCGGATGTTTACTCTTTTGGTGTGGTTCTTCTGGAAGTGCTATGTGCCAGACCAGTTATCAATCCCTCACTTCCAACGGAGCAAGTAAATCTAGCTGAATGGGTGATGGTTTGGCAGAAGAGAGGATTACTTGAACAGGTTATTGATCCTTTGCTCGTGGGTAAAGTCAATCTCAACTCACTAAGAAAATTTGGTGAAACGGCAGAGAAATGCTTGCAGGAAGAAGGAGCTGATAGGCCTACTATGGGTGATGTGGTGTGGGACTTGGAGTATGCTTTTCAGCTTCAACAAACTGCAATGCAGAGGGAGCCATTAGAGGACAGCACAAACGATGCTGCTTCCACATTTCCATTGCCTACCATTCAGCGTTATCCTTCATATAGCTTATCAATTTCAAACATCCATGGGCCCGAAAGGAGGGACAGCAGTTCAGAGACAACAGAAAGCGAAGTTTTCTCCCAGTTGAGGATTGCCCATGGCAGATAA